One Hevea brasiliensis isolate MT/VB/25A 57/8 chromosome 5, ASM3005281v1, whole genome shotgun sequence genomic region harbors:
- the LOC110661475 gene encoding GDSL esterase/lipase LTL1 isoform X1, with translation MGISSSSSSFTCWIMLVLLVLTPASFAPQAEARAFFVFGDSLVDNGNNNYLATTARADAPPYGIDTPTHRATGRFSNGLNIPDLISEAIGSEPTQPYLSPALTGERLLVGANFASAGIGILNDTGVQFLNIIRIYEQLQYFQQYQQRVSTLIGAEQTQRLVNEALVLMTLGGNDFVNNYYLIPFSARSRQFSLPNYVVYLISEYREILTRVYELGARRVLVTGTGPLGCVPAERAMRGRNGECSIELQRATGLFNPQLVQMLNRLNREIGSDIFIAVNANEMSLDFVTNPQAYVVIIFAGFVTSQVACCGQGPYNGIGLCTAASNLCPNRDIYAFWDPFHPTEKANRIIVQRILTGSNKYMNPMNLSTIMLLDSRT, from the exons ATGGGCATCTCCTCGTCATCTTCGAGTTTCACCTGCTGGATAATGTTAGTCCTTCTGGTCTTAACTCCGGCAAGTTTTGCTCCTCAGGCTGAGGCTAGGGCTTTCTTTGTTTTTGGTGACTCTCTGGTTGATAATGGCAACAATAACTATCTTGCAACAACTGCTCGAGCCGATGCCCCTCCCTATGGCATTGATACTCCGACTCATCGAGCCACTGGCCGTTTTTCTAATGGCCTTAACATCCCTGACCTTATCA GTGAGGCAATTGGCTCAGAACCCACACAGCCATACTTAAGTCCAGCACTCACAGGAGAAAGATTGCTTGTGGGTGCCAACTTTGCTTCTGCTGGAATTGGGATTCTCAATGACACAGGAGTTCAATTT CTAAACATCATTCGAATTTACGAGCAATTGCAATACTTCCAACAATACCAGCAAAGGGTTAGCACCCTAATTGGAGCTGAGCAAACTCAGAGACTAGTGAACGAAGCACTTGTTCTTATGACCCTTGGAGGAAATGACTTCGTCAACAACTACTACTTGATTCCCTTCTCTGCTAGATCTCGCCAATTTTCCCTACCAAATTATGTGGTCTATCTCATCTCCGAGTACCGAGAAATTCTAACT AGGGTATACGAGCTGGGTGCACGCAGAGTTTTAGTGACCGGCACGGGACCTTTAGGCTGTGTTCCGGCGGAGAGAGCTATGAGGGGCAGAAACGGAGAATGCTCCATCGAATTGCAGAGAGCAACCGGCTTGTTCAACCCGCAGCTTGTACAAATGTTAAATAGACTGAATCGTGAAATTGGATCGGACATTTTTATAGCTGTAAATGCAAATGAAATGAGCCTGGATTTCGTTACCAACCCTCAAGCATATG TTGTGATTATTTTTGCAGGATTTGTGACATCCCAGGTTGCATGCTGTGGGCAAGGACCTTATAATGGGATTGGATTATGCACAGCAGCATCCAACTTGTGCCCTAATAGAGACATCTATGCCTTTTGGGATCCATTCCACCCAACTGAGAAGGCTAATAGAATCATTGTTCAAAGAATTTTAACTGGCTCCAACAAGTATATGAACCCAATGAATCTCAGCACCATCATGCTTTTGGATTCTAGGACCTAA
- the LOC110661475 gene encoding GDSL esterase/lipase LTL1 isoform X2 translates to MGISSSSSSFTCWIMLVLLVLTPASFAPQAEARAFFVFGDSLVDNGNNNYLATTARADAPPYGIDTPTHRATGRFSNGLNIPDLISEAIGSEPTQPYLSPALTGERLLVGANFASAGIGILNDTGVQFLNIIRIYEQLQYFQQYQQRVSTLIGAEQTQRLVNEALVLMTLGGNDFVNNYYLIPFSARSRQFSLPNYVVYLISEYREILTRVYELGARRVLVTGTGPLGCVPAERAMRGRNGECSIELQRATGLFNPQLVQMLNRLNREIGSDIFIAVNANEMSLDFVTNPQAYGFVTSQVACCGQGPYNGIGLCTAASNLCPNRDIYAFWDPFHPTEKANRIIVQRILTGSNKYMNPMNLSTIMLLDSRT, encoded by the exons ATGGGCATCTCCTCGTCATCTTCGAGTTTCACCTGCTGGATAATGTTAGTCCTTCTGGTCTTAACTCCGGCAAGTTTTGCTCCTCAGGCTGAGGCTAGGGCTTTCTTTGTTTTTGGTGACTCTCTGGTTGATAATGGCAACAATAACTATCTTGCAACAACTGCTCGAGCCGATGCCCCTCCCTATGGCATTGATACTCCGACTCATCGAGCCACTGGCCGTTTTTCTAATGGCCTTAACATCCCTGACCTTATCA GTGAGGCAATTGGCTCAGAACCCACACAGCCATACTTAAGTCCAGCACTCACAGGAGAAAGATTGCTTGTGGGTGCCAACTTTGCTTCTGCTGGAATTGGGATTCTCAATGACACAGGAGTTCAATTT CTAAACATCATTCGAATTTACGAGCAATTGCAATACTTCCAACAATACCAGCAAAGGGTTAGCACCCTAATTGGAGCTGAGCAAACTCAGAGACTAGTGAACGAAGCACTTGTTCTTATGACCCTTGGAGGAAATGACTTCGTCAACAACTACTACTTGATTCCCTTCTCTGCTAGATCTCGCCAATTTTCCCTACCAAATTATGTGGTCTATCTCATCTCCGAGTACCGAGAAATTCTAACT AGGGTATACGAGCTGGGTGCACGCAGAGTTTTAGTGACCGGCACGGGACCTTTAGGCTGTGTTCCGGCGGAGAGAGCTATGAGGGGCAGAAACGGAGAATGCTCCATCGAATTGCAGAGAGCAACCGGCTTGTTCAACCCGCAGCTTGTACAAATGTTAAATAGACTGAATCGTGAAATTGGATCGGACATTTTTATAGCTGTAAATGCAAATGAAATGAGCCTGGATTTCGTTACCAACCCTCAAGCATATG GATTTGTGACATCCCAGGTTGCATGCTGTGGGCAAGGACCTTATAATGGGATTGGATTATGCACAGCAGCATCCAACTTGTGCCCTAATAGAGACATCTATGCCTTTTGGGATCCATTCCACCCAACTGAGAAGGCTAATAGAATCATTGTTCAAAGAATTTTAACTGGCTCCAACAAGTATATGAACCCAATGAATCTCAGCACCATCATGCTTTTGGATTCTAGGACCTAA